Proteins encoded in a region of the Paenibacillus pedocola genome:
- the tyrS gene encoding tyrosine--tRNA ligase, giving the protein MNWKELTLTQQLEVERQLEAVSRGAMEIVPQEELRGKLIKSVVTGVPLNIKLGLDPSAPDIHIGHTVVLHKLRQFQEFGHVIQLIIGDFTGRIGDPTGKSETRKQLSEEDVQRNAMTYKQQVYKILDPEKTQILCNSDWLSPMTFAEVVNLSAKVTVARMMERDDFTKRFQGGQAISIHEFFYPLMQGMDSVANGTDVEIGGMDQKFNILMGRTLQKEYGAEPQVIMLMPLLEGLDGVKKMSKSLGNYIGIDEKPSEMYGKAMSIPDELMLRYYEMVTDLSNGELDTLKEALSSGKAHPRDVKMQLAYTFVRMYHGIAAAEAAQQHFITVFQQRVLPEDIEAHTLPAEMLVNGTLALVKLLTLLGFADSNSEARRSIQQGAVKLNGMKLEDPNGVIKPQDGDIVQVGKRKFAKLIFS; this is encoded by the coding sequence ATGAATTGGAAAGAGTTGACTCTCACACAGCAGCTGGAAGTGGAAAGGCAGCTGGAAGCGGTCTCACGTGGTGCAATGGAAATTGTACCGCAGGAGGAATTGCGAGGCAAGCTGATAAAGTCTGTGGTGACAGGGGTTCCGCTAAACATAAAGCTGGGGCTTGATCCCTCGGCGCCTGATATTCATATCGGGCATACGGTTGTACTTCATAAGCTGCGCCAATTTCAGGAATTTGGACATGTCATTCAGCTGATCATCGGAGATTTCACCGGACGGATCGGCGACCCCACAGGTAAATCTGAGACACGGAAACAGCTTAGTGAGGAAGATGTGCAGCGTAATGCCATGACTTATAAGCAGCAGGTGTACAAGATCCTTGATCCGGAAAAGACACAGATACTATGCAACTCGGATTGGCTGAGTCCGATGACTTTTGCGGAGGTAGTGAATCTATCGGCAAAGGTAACCGTAGCCCGGATGATGGAGCGTGACGACTTCACCAAACGTTTCCAGGGCGGCCAGGCCATCAGCATTCATGAATTTTTCTACCCGCTGATGCAGGGGATGGATTCAGTGGCGAACGGGACGGATGTTGAGATCGGCGGTATGGATCAGAAATTCAATATATTGATGGGACGCACCCTGCAGAAGGAATACGGGGCAGAGCCGCAGGTAATTATGCTGATGCCGCTGCTCGAAGGGTTAGACGGAGTGAAGAAAATGAGTAAAAGTCTCGGAAACTACATCGGTATCGATGAAAAGCCGAGTGAAATGTACGGGAAAGCAATGTCTATTCCGGATGAGCTGATGCTGAGATACTATGAAATGGTTACGGACCTCAGCAATGGGGAGCTGGATACGCTTAAGGAAGCTCTGTCTTCCGGAAAGGCACATCCAAGAGATGTCAAAATGCAGCTGGCCTACACCTTTGTACGCATGTACCATGGTATAGCGGCAGCGGAGGCCGCGCAGCAGCATTTCATCACCGTGTTCCAGCAGCGTGTCCTGCCTGAGGATATTGAAGCTCACACCCTTCCGGCAGAAATGCTGGTGAACGGCACGCTCGCGCTGGTTAAGCTTCTGACCCTCCTGGGCTTTGCAGACTCAAACAGTGAGGCAAGAAGGAGCATCCAGCAGGGCGCAGTGAAGCTGAACGGGATGAAGCTGGAGGACCCGAACGGGGTAATTAAGCCGCAGGACGGGGATATTGTTCAGGTAGGTAAGCGGAAGTTCGCTAAATTGATCTTTTCATAA
- the rpsD gene encoding 30S ribosomal protein S4, translating to MARYTGPKFKLSRRLGISLSGTGKDLKRPFPPGQHGANQRRKVSNYGMQLLEKQKLRHMYGLGEKQFKTLFTKAQKLQGIAGENFMFLLESRLDNLVYRLGFANSRAGARQLVSHGHVTVNGKKVDIASYRVSVGDVIGLRERSRSMTSIKEALDNRSHLPGYLEYADGSFEGKYIRLPERAELSQDIDEKQIVEFYNR from the coding sequence ATGGCACGTTACACCGGACCTAAATTCAAACTCAGCCGCCGTCTGGGCATTTCCCTTAGCGGTACAGGCAAAGACCTGAAACGCCCTTTCCCACCAGGACAGCACGGCGCTAACCAACGCAGAAAAGTAAGTAACTACGGAATGCAGCTTTTGGAAAAACAAAAACTGCGCCACATGTACGGCTTGGGTGAAAAACAGTTTAAAACTCTCTTCACCAAAGCACAAAAGCTCCAAGGTATCGCGGGCGAAAACTTCATGTTCCTGCTCGAAAGCCGTTTGGACAACCTGGTTTACCGTCTTGGTTTTGCTAACTCCCGTGCAGGCGCACGTCAGCTGGTATCCCACGGCCACGTAACCGTTAACGGTAAAAAAGTCGACATCGCTTCTTACCGTGTAAGTGTAGGCGACGTTATCGGACTTCGCGAAAGAAGCCGCTCCATGACTTCGATCAAAGAAGCTTTGGATAACCGTTCCCACCTTCCAGGCTATCTGGAATATGCTGATGGCTCTTTCGAAGGCAAATACATCCGTTTGCCAGAACGTGCCGAGCTGTCCCAAGATATCGATGAAAAGCAAATCGTCGAATTCTACAACCGTTAA
- a CDS encoding HPr family phosphocarrier protein, whose protein sequence is MSSNNAAIVDIAQTASQFNSSIVLQADNKYIDVKSILGLFTTLVSSQSYELHVHGTDAEEAKKAMSEVFAKHGLNFTVVAE, encoded by the coding sequence ATGTCCAGTAACAATGCGGCAATCGTGGATATTGCCCAAACGGCAAGCCAGTTCAACTCATCTATCGTTCTTCAGGCGGACAACAAGTACATTGACGTTAAGAGTATCCTTGGATTGTTTACTACTCTGGTTTCCAGTCAAAGTTACGAACTTCATGTTCATGGTACTGATGCCGAAGAGGCTAAGAAGGCAATGAGCGAAGTTTTTGCCAAACATGGTCTGAACTTTACAGTAGTTGCTGAGTAA
- the ftsW gene encoding putative lipid II flippase FtsW produces the protein MKGKTSKKVSLPKRGTPDFQLLILTLLLVGFGLVMVFSASSNLTLASEKFGNDPLYFFKNQMQWVVVGTVVMFFVMNVHYSKFKKWYAPIFLLTLLLLFLVAFAERTNGAKSWFNIGGFGIQPTELAKISIILYLAALITKKGERLRDLRTGYIPVMVIVGIVAGLIMMQPDLGSCLILVATSGLVIYAGGASMKHILASIALLVLGVGIVMGAKTAIDSLSPQTQTVAADQSYKMDRIEAFLDPFQDAEDGGYNIIQSLTALGEGGTSGAGFGQSIQKLHYLPYPYTDFIFAVIGEELGFIGTTIFLLVYLYFIWRGILIALRCTDPFGTLVGIGVMGLIAIQAFVNIGGVTKTIPLTGVTLPFISYGGSSLVVTMFCMGIMLSISRETNRPAKEEVTKSVTTVRQVRAR, from the coding sequence ATGAAGGGAAAGACGAGTAAAAAAGTCAGCCTGCCCAAAAGAGGAACGCCCGATTTCCAGTTACTTATTCTCACCCTGCTGCTTGTCGGCTTCGGACTCGTCATGGTGTTCAGTGCCAGCTCCAACCTGACTCTGGCAAGCGAAAAATTCGGCAATGATCCATTATACTTTTTTAAGAACCAGATGCAATGGGTTGTCGTGGGCACTGTTGTGATGTTCTTCGTAATGAATGTCCATTACAGCAAATTCAAGAAATGGTATGCTCCGATATTTCTGCTAACGCTTCTGCTGCTGTTTCTAGTTGCCTTCGCAGAGCGTACGAACGGCGCCAAGAGCTGGTTTAATATCGGAGGCTTTGGTATTCAGCCTACCGAGCTGGCCAAGATCTCCATTATCCTGTATCTTGCGGCACTGATTACCAAAAAAGGCGAGCGGTTAAGAGACTTGCGCACCGGCTACATTCCGGTAATGGTTATCGTAGGAATCGTTGCAGGATTAATAATGATGCAGCCGGATTTGGGCTCCTGCTTAATCCTTGTAGCGACAAGCGGTCTGGTCATTTATGCCGGAGGGGCCAGCATGAAGCATATTCTCGCTTCCATTGCGCTGCTCGTGCTTGGTGTCGGGATCGTCATGGGCGCTAAGACTGCAATTGATTCATTGTCACCGCAGACCCAGACAGTCGCAGCTGACCAGAGTTATAAAATGGACCGTATCGAGGCTTTTCTGGATCCGTTTCAGGATGCCGAAGACGGAGGCTATAACATCATTCAGTCGCTCACGGCACTCGGTGAAGGCGGAACGAGCGGCGCCGGCTTCGGACAGAGCATCCAGAAGCTGCACTATCTGCCCTATCCCTATACAGACTTTATCTTTGCCGTGATTGGTGAAGAGCTTGGGTTTATCGGAACAACGATTTTCCTGCTGGTGTATCTGTATTTCATCTGGAGGGGCATTCTGATTGCCCTAAGGTGTACCGATCCTTTCGGTACCCTAGTCGGAATTGGGGTCATGGGCCTGATAGCGATCCAGGCTTTCGTTAATATCGGCGGTGTTACCAAAACCATTCCGCTCACAGGGGTCACGCTGCCATTTATCAGTTACGGCGGTTCTTCACTCGTGGTCACCATGTTCTGTATGGGTATCATGCTGAGCATTTCCCGCGAGACTAACCGGCCGGCCAAAGAAGAAGTAACAAAATCAGTGACCACAGTCAGACAAGTACGGGCACGCTAA
- a CDS encoding CBS domain-containing protein, with amino-acid sequence MKTVQEVMTTQPAAVTLQDNIYEVAVKMRDFDTGFIPVVDSETSRKLIGVITDRDLVLRGYADKHSGSTSVETVMSKPVTSIAENASVDEAAEIMASGQIRRLPVTRNNELIGIVSLGDLAVKRIFADEAGEALSEISQRQLH; translated from the coding sequence TTGAAAACAGTCCAGGAAGTAATGACAACACAGCCTGCAGCCGTGACGCTGCAAGACAACATTTATGAGGTTGCCGTCAAAATGAGAGATTTTGATACGGGATTCATTCCTGTAGTTGATTCAGAAACGAGTAGAAAGCTCATTGGTGTGATAACGGACCGTGACTTGGTTCTTAGAGGATATGCGGACAAGCACTCAGGTTCTACCTCCGTTGAGACGGTCATGAGCAAACCGGTGACCTCGATTGCAGAGAACGCATCTGTAGATGAAGCGGCTGAAATTATGGCCTCAGGACAGATCCGCCGCCTGCCGGTAACACGTAATAACGAACTGATTGGTATCGTATCGCTGGGCGATCTGGCCGTGAAGCGTATCTTCGCAGATGAAGCGGGAGAAGCGCTGAGCGAAATTTCGCAACGTCAGCTGCATTGA
- a CDS encoding YugN family protein, giving the protein MIFENTGLVGLKSDLLYLDESAAKAGFIRWQWEYYRATYDCKIEDHQNGGEYFLRVNTRAVEGKLEKPDSILAIEAVYLGKATFPHGLEYDSPVPQPILDTAAQRILELKELLEA; this is encoded by the coding sequence ATGATATTTGAGAACACTGGCCTCGTTGGATTAAAAAGCGACCTACTTTATCTTGACGAGAGCGCGGCCAAAGCCGGATTTATCCGCTGGCAATGGGAATATTACCGCGCCACTTACGACTGTAAGATAGAAGACCATCAGAATGGCGGGGAATACTTCCTGAGGGTTAATACACGTGCTGTCGAAGGCAAGCTGGAAAAACCCGATAGCATACTGGCCATTGAAGCCGTTTACTTGGGCAAGGCTACCTTTCCCCACGGCCTGGAGTACGACTCTCCGGTTCCACAGCCTATACTGGATACTGCCGCACAGCGGATTCTTGAGCTGAAAGAGCTGCTTGAAGCTTGA
- a CDS encoding YlaN family protein: MTSSDLQDQLNLKAITLLQEDADKIQKLIEVQMENLATRYCPLYEEVLDTQMYGFSREVDFAVRAGLVPEFTGKQVLSELERNLAVLYEALNQKAKEREN; encoded by the coding sequence ATGACTTCATCGGATTTGCAGGACCAGCTTAACCTTAAAGCCATCACTCTTCTACAAGAAGATGCCGATAAAATTCAGAAGCTCATCGAAGTGCAGATGGAGAATCTGGCAACTCGTTACTGCCCTCTCTATGAGGAAGTGCTGGATACCCAGATGTACGGCTTTTCAAGAGAGGTTGATTTTGCGGTCAGAGCGGGTCTGGTTCCTGAATTTACCGGCAAGCAGGTATTGAGTGAACTGGAACGCAATTTGGCTGTGCTGTATGAGGCTCTGAACCAAAAAGCGAAAGAACGCGAGAATTAG
- a CDS encoding Asp23/Gls24 family envelope stress response protein produces the protein MAEQLQLEMGNIRISNDVVSKIAGLAALETPGIAAMSGGLSEGWAKRLSGKNVQKGVTVEVGQLEAAVDLRIIVLYETPIHEVCRMLQQNVREAVESMTGLHIVEVNVKVEGVAFKNDEIS, from the coding sequence ATGGCGGAACAACTTCAACTTGAAATGGGAAACATACGGATATCCAATGACGTCGTCTCGAAGATTGCCGGATTGGCTGCGCTGGAGACTCCGGGAATTGCAGCCATGTCAGGCGGATTGTCCGAGGGATGGGCGAAACGCCTCAGCGGTAAAAACGTGCAAAAGGGCGTTACTGTTGAAGTAGGACAGCTTGAAGCCGCAGTGGATTTACGCATTATCGTACTTTATGAAACTCCGATCCATGAAGTCTGCCGGATGCTTCAGCAGAACGTCCGCGAGGCTGTGGAGAGCATGACCGGACTTCATATTGTTGAAGTCAACGTTAAGGTGGAAGGTGTAGCTTTTAAGAATGATGAGATTTCGTAA
- a CDS encoding sensor domain-containing diguanylate cyclase, which translates to MSEQEAYGRKDNRMLLQDTMQSSGEFNDPAAWLKETDIVSYDFPYAAELIAESFREWRGQAVPPFAKLWEWCVLSFDGKWLEAIDGSGARSERWKAQWEAEAAYSLRSGKLYSAEERTTEPAMVLLTIPVFTRGLGEIFALLGCAMTAEQYEQGGVHTAEAMAMHFQTCFYHRFEHVFVSDLAGVHQHAERESSRRSLLFQIVQRMHDNIDVNAVLTEVIDSISAMYPGARLDLFMSQDHRSTHPQVKPLPFRWGDDDVCAKAFKDGRVALHAGPDKRSVEIGLPLGGKQGVYGVFHMVLDRPAFPDVDLRFLSMVADTAGTAFENAKLYERSNQLIRELRMSNELTQRLNQSLRLGDIFQYAFEELLEMFDADYCCILHLNEEKGGLEAIACNYQPLRGEIIDAGNGLGGKVYTTGEPIIVSNYRDAEDTSSKLMQATHSQSLIATPLSVGGEVRGAIMLAHREPQFFSYDSFRLLQAMAGHIGLAVGNARLHAEVRYLANRDSLTGLYARHYLDEEIKERQSKDFCGSLIVVDIDQFKMVNDTYGHQKGDKILKQVSEIVKSSIRQGDIAARWGGEELAVYLPQLGVQQAVFVAERIRKRVMGETEPRVTVSCGIAEWSWTDDRVSVESLFYRADMALYDAKNNGRNQVVIDCKDADVSVKNP; encoded by the coding sequence ATGTCGGAACAGGAAGCATATGGTCGTAAAGACAATCGTATGCTGTTGCAGGACACGATGCAATCAAGCGGAGAGTTCAATGATCCCGCCGCATGGCTCAAGGAAACGGATATTGTATCCTATGATTTCCCGTATGCAGCCGAATTGATTGCAGAGAGCTTCAGAGAATGGCGGGGACAGGCTGTCCCCCCGTTCGCAAAGTTGTGGGAATGGTGCGTGCTGAGTTTCGACGGGAAGTGGCTTGAGGCCATTGACGGGTCCGGAGCACGGAGTGAACGCTGGAAAGCGCAGTGGGAAGCAGAGGCGGCATATTCTCTTCGCTCCGGAAAGCTTTATTCGGCAGAAGAACGGACAACTGAACCGGCGATGGTGCTGCTGACGATTCCTGTATTTACCAGAGGTCTCGGAGAAATATTTGCCCTGCTCGGCTGTGCAATGACAGCAGAGCAATATGAACAGGGGGGAGTGCATACGGCGGAAGCGATGGCTATGCATTTCCAGACCTGCTTTTACCACAGATTCGAACATGTTTTTGTGTCTGATCTGGCAGGAGTGCATCAGCATGCGGAACGGGAAAGCAGCCGCCGGTCATTACTGTTTCAGATCGTTCAGCGGATGCATGACAATATCGATGTTAACGCTGTGCTGACTGAAGTCATCGACAGCATCTCAGCGATGTATCCGGGAGCCCGGCTGGATCTTTTCATGTCCCAGGATCACCGCAGCACTCATCCACAAGTCAAGCCGCTTCCGTTTCGTTGGGGCGATGATGACGTCTGCGCCAAAGCCTTCAAGGACGGGCGTGTAGCCCTTCACGCTGGACCTGATAAGAGGTCTGTGGAAATCGGACTGCCGCTTGGAGGTAAGCAGGGCGTATACGGCGTTTTTCATATGGTGCTGGACAGGCCGGCATTTCCCGATGTGGATCTCCGCTTTCTTTCAATGGTAGCAGATACTGCGGGGACTGCTTTTGAGAACGCCAAGCTGTATGAGCGCTCTAATCAGCTAATCCGTGAGCTGAGGATGAGTAATGAGCTGACCCAGCGTCTGAACCAGAGCTTGCGTCTCGGAGATATTTTTCAATATGCCTTTGAAGAGCTGCTGGAGATGTTCGACGCGGATTACTGCTGTATCCTGCATCTTAATGAAGAAAAGGGCGGCCTCGAAGCGATTGCCTGCAATTACCAGCCGCTTCGCGGTGAGATTATTGATGCGGGCAATGGACTCGGGGGGAAGGTTTATACCACGGGTGAGCCCATTATAGTGTCTAACTATAGAGATGCCGAAGATACCTCATCCAAGCTTATGCAGGCAACACACTCACAGTCACTTATTGCTACTCCGCTGAGTGTCGGCGGGGAAGTGCGCGGAGCGATCATGCTGGCCCACCGTGAACCACAGTTCTTCTCCTATGACAGCTTCAGGCTGCTGCAGGCGATGGCCGGTCATATCGGACTAGCCGTAGGCAATGCGCGTTTGCATGCAGAGGTTCGTTACCTGGCGAACCGGGACAGCCTGACCGGGCTATATGCCCGCCATTATCTGGACGAGGAGATCAAGGAAAGGCAGTCCAAGGACTTCTGCGGATCCTTGATTGTCGTCGATATCGATCAGTTCAAAATGGTCAACGACACCTACGGGCATCAGAAAGGCGATAAGATTCTGAAGCAGGTTAGTGAAATTGTGAAATCCTCGATCCGCCAGGGTGATATCGCTGCAAGATGGGGCGGGGAAGAACTGGCAGTCTATCTGCCTCAGCTGGGAGTTCAGCAGGCTGTGTTTGTGGCCGAGCGGATCCGCAAGCGGGTGATGGGTGAAACGGAGCCCCGTGTTACCGTATCCTGCGGAATAGCGGAATGGAGCTGGACTGATGATAGAGTGAGCGTAGAATCCCTGTTCTACCGGGCCGACATGGCACTATATGATGCTAAGAACAACGGCCGCAATCAGGTAGTGATCGACTGTAAAGACGCAGATGTGAGTGTGAAGAATCCTTAA
- a CDS encoding aminopeptidase, translating to MKDPRIQKLAANLVGYSVNVQPGENVLVEMIGSERDLIKAVVEEVGKAGGHPFVQLTDRTVLRSMLQYATPEGLKAWADIDLNRMKQMDCYIGIRAGENVNDLADVPEENMKLYNALYSHPVHSEQRVKHTKWVVLRYPNASMAQLANTTTEAFEDFYFEVCNLDYAKMDKAQDALADLMRKTDKVRIAGPGTELTFSIKGIGAEKCSGQKNIPDGEVYSAPVRDSVNGTISYNAATLYNGITFENVKFRFENGKIVEATSNDTVRLNEILDSDDGARHIGEFAIGFNPYILHPMKDILFDEKIAGSLHFTPGQAYDVTDNGNRSSIHWDLVLIQRPEYGGGEIYFDDVLIRKDGIFVIPELTGLNPENLK from the coding sequence ATGAAAGATCCAAGAATTCAAAAGCTTGCGGCAAACCTTGTAGGTTATTCCGTAAACGTGCAGCCCGGTGAGAACGTGCTCGTCGAAATGATCGGCAGCGAAAGAGATTTGATTAAAGCTGTGGTGGAGGAAGTCGGCAAAGCCGGAGGTCATCCCTTTGTGCAGCTGACAGACCGTACTGTCCTGCGCAGCATGCTTCAATATGCTACCCCAGAAGGCCTCAAGGCTTGGGCGGACATTGACCTGAACCGGATGAAGCAGATGGATTGCTATATCGGAATCCGTGCCGGTGAGAATGTTAACGACCTGGCAGACGTGCCGGAAGAAAACATGAAGCTGTACAACGCCCTTTATTCGCATCCGGTACATAGTGAGCAACGCGTAAAGCATACTAAATGGGTTGTACTGCGTTACCCGAATGCAAGTATGGCTCAACTGGCTAATACTACTACAGAAGCTTTTGAGGACTTTTATTTCGAGGTCTGCAACCTGGATTACGCTAAAATGGATAAAGCACAGGACGCACTGGCGGATCTTATGCGTAAGACTGATAAGGTGCGTATCGCAGGACCTGGTACAGAGCTTACCTTCTCCATCAAAGGGATCGGCGCAGAGAAATGCTCCGGCCAGAAAAATATTCCGGACGGCGAAGTATACAGCGCCCCTGTCCGCGATTCCGTAAACGGTACTATCAGCTATAATGCGGCAACCCTATACAACGGGATCACGTTTGAGAATGTGAAATTCCGATTCGAGAACGGTAAAATTGTTGAAGCGACCAGCAATGATACTGTACGCCTCAACGAAATTCTCGATTCCGATGACGGTGCGCGCCATATTGGTGAATTTGCCATTGGCTTTAACCCTTACATCCTGCATCCGATGAAGGATATTTTGTTCGATGAGAAAATTGCCGGAAGCCTGCACTTTACACCGGGCCAGGCTTATGATGTAACTGATAACGGCAACCGTTCTTCCATCCATTGGGATCTTGTGCTGATTCAGCGTCCGGAATACGGCGGGGGCGAGATCTATTTTGATGATGTGCTGATTCGCAAGGACGGCATTTTTGTCATTCCTGAACTTACAGGTCTGAACCCTGAAAACCTGAAATAA
- the cax gene encoding calcium/proton exchanger yields the protein MKKWISPALLIITFILSAIGHYADWDHTLQFVLSAIAVVFVAGFLGRATESVAHYAGQRLGGFLNATFGNAAELIIAFFLVKEGLFDMVKASLTGSIIGNLLLVLGLSIFAGGMKFKVQNFNVTLAGLNGSLMIVAVIALFVPAMFFNTHSITERDTDVLSLVVAGLLIAAYMAWLVFSMITHKKYLADVTVDSEEELPNEHKPAWSMRQSIIYLVLATVMVAFVSEWLVGTLETLTERFGFSELFVGAFLVAIIGNAAEHSAAIMLAMKNKIGAAVEIAVGSSLQIALFVAPVLIFASYFMGNTMDIVFTTIEIVAIAVSVFIAKSIIQDGATNWYEGLLLLAVYLILGVSFYLV from the coding sequence TTGAAAAAATGGATTTCTCCAGCGCTGTTGATAATCACATTTATCTTAAGCGCCATCGGACACTATGCAGACTGGGACCACACTCTGCAGTTCGTATTATCCGCAATTGCAGTCGTATTTGTGGCCGGCTTTCTCGGCAGAGCCACAGAGAGTGTAGCCCACTATGCAGGCCAGCGGCTGGGCGGCTTTCTTAATGCCACCTTCGGTAATGCTGCCGAACTGATCATCGCCTTCTTCCTGGTCAAGGAAGGACTCTTCGACATGGTAAAAGCCAGTCTTACCGGTTCTATCATCGGCAACCTGCTGTTAGTGCTTGGTCTCAGCATTTTTGCCGGCGGGATGAAGTTTAAGGTACAGAATTTCAATGTTACCCTGGCCGGATTGAACGGCTCACTGATGATCGTGGCAGTCATTGCCCTGTTTGTTCCTGCTATGTTCTTCAACACCCACTCGATCACTGAGAGAGACACCGATGTGCTCAGTCTTGTCGTCGCAGGTCTGCTCATTGCGGCTTATATGGCCTGGCTGGTCTTCTCAATGATCACACACAAGAAATACCTGGCTGATGTCACTGTGGACTCTGAGGAAGAGCTGCCTAATGAGCACAAGCCGGCCTGGTCGATGAGACAGTCAATCATCTATCTGGTATTAGCAACTGTAATGGTCGCTTTTGTCAGCGAATGGCTGGTCGGTACTCTGGAGACGTTAACTGAACGCTTTGGCTTCAGCGAGCTGTTCGTCGGTGCATTCCTCGTAGCCATTATCGGTAATGCGGCTGAACACAGTGCTGCAATCATGCTGGCGATGAAGAACAAGATCGGTGCCGCAGTGGAAATCGCTGTTGGCAGCAGCTTGCAGATCGCCTTATTCGTAGCCCCAGTGCTCATCTTCGCCAGCTACTTTATGGGGAATACGATGGATATCGTCTTTACCACCATTGAAATTGTGGCCATCGCCGTATCCGTGTTTATTGCCAAATCAATCATTCAGGACGGTGCAACCAACTGGTATGAAGGACTGCTCCTGCTGGCAGTGTACCTCATCCTCGGTGTGTCCTTCTATCTGGTTTAA
- a CDS encoding M20 family metallopeptidase, with the protein MEEGNGSDMENTALEQLLPDMVAWRRHLHMHPELSYQEKETSAYVAARLAEFGIEVKRSSAGFGLTGILKGDKPGKTVVLRADMDALNITEENGSEYASQNSGVMHACGHDGHTAMLLAAASYYSTRRDSLKGELRFLFQPAEEICPGGAKDMIAEGVLEGADAVYGLHLWTPLPLGTIGSAPGPLMASADEFFIDITGKGGHGGIPHRTVDSIVAAAALVTQLQTIVSRNVDPLQPAVLSVGTIQGGSAQNIIAERCRITGTVRAFDEETRYLIRRRIEEMAVSVAAVYGAEANVDYLMGYPPLVNDEAEFNRFFRVAPEALGDSVNVIRMEKIMPAEDFAYYVKEIPGCFIFVGAGNPDKNAVYPHHHSKFDFDEDAMLHGAKLLVALAESCLNE; encoded by the coding sequence ATGGAAGAAGGGAATGGAAGCGATATGGAGAACACGGCATTGGAACAGCTGCTTCCGGATATGGTGGCGTGGCGCCGCCATCTGCACATGCATCCGGAGCTGTCTTATCAGGAGAAAGAGACATCAGCTTATGTAGCCGCCCGATTGGCTGAATTCGGCATTGAAGTCAAACGGAGCAGTGCCGGCTTCGGTCTGACCGGGATTCTTAAGGGGGACAAGCCGGGAAAGACGGTAGTCCTGCGCGCAGATATGGATGCGCTGAATATCACTGAAGAGAACGGAAGCGAATATGCTTCGCAGAATAGTGGTGTTATGCATGCCTGCGGGCATGACGGACATACAGCAATGCTGCTTGCAGCAGCTTCCTATTACAGCACCCGGCGTGATAGCCTCAAAGGGGAGCTTCGCTTCCTGTTTCAGCCTGCTGAAGAAATCTGCCCCGGCGGAGCAAAGGACATGATTGCCGAAGGGGTGCTTGAGGGAGCAGATGCCGTCTATGGCCTGCACCTGTGGACACCGCTGCCGCTCGGCACGATCGGCAGTGCACCGGGACCGCTGATGGCTTCAGCGGATGAGTTTTTTATTGATATCACCGGTAAAGGCGGACATGGCGGCATCCCTCACCGCACGGTAGACAGTATAGTTGCCGCAGCAGCGCTTGTAACCCAGCTGCAGACGATCGTCAGCCGCAATGTTGATCCGTTGCAGCCTGCCGTTCTGAGTGTGGGGACGATCCAGGGCGGATCTGCACAGAATATTATTGCCGAACGATGCCGGATTACAGGAACGGTCCGGGCTTTTGATGAGGAAACCCGTTATTTGATCCGCCGCAGAATCGAAGAAATGGCTGTTTCTGTAGCAGCGGTATACGGGGCGGAAGCGAACGTGGATTATTTGATGGGGTATCCGCCGCTCGTCAATGACGAAGCGGAGTTCAACAGGTTTTTCCGTGTTGCTCCGGAAGCCCTTGGAGACTCCGTAAATGTGATCCGGATGGAGAAGATTATGCCGGCTGAAGATTTTGCCTATTATGTTAAGGAGATTCCTGGCTGCTTTATTTTTGTGGGTGCCGGCAATCCGGACAAAAATGCGGTATATCCGCATCATCACAGCAAATTTGATTTCGATGAGGATGCAATGCTGCATGGTGCGAAGCTGCTGGTAGCGCTGGCTGAATCCTGTCTTAATGAATAG